The following proteins are co-located in the Desulfovibrio legallii genome:
- the gatB gene encoding Asp-tRNA(Asn)/Glu-tRNA(Gln) amidotransferase subunit GatB, whose protein sequence is MAAYEVVIGLEVHVQLATASKLFCSCPTTFGQPANTNVCEVCAGMPGALPVPNRQAVHYAALVGLATNCTVHRRSVFARKNYFYPDLPAGYQISQFELPICEQGYLDIEADGRVSRIGITRIHMENDAGKNIHAQGENLSYVDLNRAGTPLVEIVSEPDMRSAAQAVAYLKTLYSIVTYLGVCDGNMEEGSFRCDANVSLRPVGQTAFGTRTELKNLNSFRNVQRAIEYEIARQQDVLDEGGSVVQETRLYDAAKNSTASMRSKEEAHDYRYFPDPDILPVEIAAEDLEAWRASLPELPQARARRFAAMTGLAEAEVEVLVQGRGLADFFEAAAQKAEPRKVANFILGPLLRECHANDRNPADAADWAMKPEALAQLVTLVDKGVISAKIANDIFGDLFRSGAMPEAYVREKGLGQISDTGALEAAVDTVLAENPDEVAAFRGGKTKLMSFFVGQVMRATRGKANPALVNQLLHQKLQ, encoded by the coding sequence ATGGCCGCGTATGAAGTCGTCATCGGCCTGGAAGTGCACGTGCAACTGGCCACGGCCTCCAAGCTGTTCTGTTCCTGCCCCACCACCTTTGGGCAGCCCGCCAACACCAACGTCTGCGAAGTCTGCGCCGGCATGCCTGGGGCCCTGCCCGTGCCCAACCGCCAGGCAGTGCACTACGCTGCCCTGGTGGGCCTGGCCACCAACTGCACGGTGCACCGGCGTTCCGTTTTCGCCCGGAAAAATTATTTTTATCCGGATTTGCCCGCCGGCTATCAGATTTCGCAGTTTGAGCTGCCCATTTGCGAGCAGGGTTATCTGGATATTGAGGCCGACGGCCGGGTGAGCCGCATCGGCATCACCCGCATCCACATGGAGAACGACGCGGGCAAGAACATCCACGCCCAGGGCGAAAACCTGAGCTATGTGGACTTGAACCGCGCAGGCACGCCCCTGGTGGAAATCGTTTCGGAGCCGGACATGCGTTCCGCGGCCCAGGCTGTGGCCTATCTCAAGACGCTCTACAGTATTGTCACTTATCTGGGCGTGTGCGACGGCAATATGGAAGAGGGCAGCTTTCGTTGCGACGCCAACGTTTCGCTGCGGCCCGTGGGGCAGACGGCCTTTGGCACGCGCACGGAGCTCAAGAACCTCAACTCTTTCCGCAACGTGCAACGGGCCATTGAGTACGAGATCGCCCGCCAGCAGGACGTGCTGGACGAAGGCGGCAGCGTAGTGCAGGAAACGCGCCTCTACGACGCGGCCAAAAACAGCACGGCCTCCATGCGCAGCAAGGAGGAAGCCCACGACTACCGTTATTTTCCGGACCCGGACATTTTGCCCGTGGAAATTGCGGCAGAAGACCTGGAAGCCTGGCGCGCCTCCCTGCCGGAGCTGCCCCAGGCCCGCGCCCGGCGTTTTGCGGCCATGACCGGCCTGGCTGAGGCGGAAGTGGAGGTGCTGGTGCAGGGGCGCGGTCTGGCGGACTTTTTCGAGGCCGCAGCACAGAAGGCCGAGCCCCGCAAAGTGGCCAACTTTATTCTCGGCCCGTTGCTGCGGGAATGCCACGCCAATGACCGCAACCCCGCAGATGCCGCAGACTGGGCCATGAAACCGGAGGCCCTGGCCCAACTGGTCACGCTGGTGGACAAGGGCGTCATCAGCGCCAAGATCGCCAACGACATCTTCGGTGATTTGTTCCGTAGCGGGGCCATGCCTGAAGCCTATGTGCGGGAAAAGGGCCTGGGCCAGATTTCGGATACGGGCGCGCTGGAAGCCGCCGTGGACACGGTGCTGGCCGAGAATCCCGACGAGGTGGCCGCCTTCAGGGGCGGCAAGACCAAGCTCATGAGTTTTTTTGTGGGGCAGGTTATGCGCGCTACCAGGGGCAAGGCCAATCCCGCCCTGGTCAATCAGCTTCTGCATCAGAAGCTGCAATAG
- a CDS encoding PhoH family protein, with the protein MVVRLTTPETAGAKSGGAESVAFDDPVVANQLFGPRNAHLELLAAASGARITSRGASLIVDAPDPQVRETLCNVFVQLYDLLRGGVPLSQQDMARAYEMLRGDPGLNLGQIFRDAVFVNTPRKTVTARNVAQRTYLDLLRRYELVFAVGPAGTGKTYLAVAMALSMLQQHRVKRIVLTRPAVEAGERLGFLPGDLAEKVNPYLRPLYDALHDMMPQPKVASMMEVGSIEVAPLAFMRGRTLNDAFIILDEAQNTTQEQMKMFLTRMGFGSRMVVTGDTTQIDLPVQPGGQRPRSGLIHALDILTQVPGLAVHRFTKADVVRHPLVGAIVTAYDHAEKVDTPR; encoded by the coding sequence ATGGTAGTACGTTTGACCACGCCAGAAACCGCCGGCGCGAAATCCGGCGGGGCGGAATCGGTCGCTTTTGACGACCCTGTAGTGGCCAACCAGCTTTTTGGACCGCGCAACGCGCATCTGGAACTGCTGGCCGCGGCCAGTGGCGCGCGCATCACCAGCCGGGGGGCCAGCCTGATTGTGGATGCCCCTGACCCGCAGGTGCGCGAAACCCTCTGCAACGTCTTTGTGCAGCTGTATGATCTGCTGCGCGGCGGCGTGCCGCTGAGCCAGCAGGATATGGCCCGCGCCTACGAGATGCTGCGCGGCGACCCCGGCCTGAATCTGGGACAGATTTTTCGGGATGCGGTGTTTGTGAATACCCCGCGCAAAACCGTGACCGCGCGCAATGTGGCCCAACGCACCTATCTGGACCTTTTGCGGCGCTACGAGCTGGTTTTCGCCGTGGGGCCGGCGGGCACGGGCAAGACCTATCTGGCCGTAGCCATGGCACTTTCCATGTTGCAGCAGCACAGGGTCAAACGCATTGTGCTCACCCGCCCGGCAGTGGAGGCCGGGGAACGCCTGGGCTTTCTGCCCGGCGATCTGGCGGAGAAAGTCAACCCCTATCTGCGCCCTCTGTACGATGCGCTGCACGACATGATGCCCCAGCCCAAGGTAGCCTCCATGATGGAAGTGGGTTCCATAGAAGTGGCTCCGCTGGCCTTTATGCGGGGGCGCACCCTCAACGACGCCTTCATCATTCTGGATGAGGCCCAGAACACCACACAGGAACAGATGAAGATGTTTCTGACGCGCATGGGTTTTGGCTCACGCATGGTGGTGACGGGCGACACCACGCAGATCGACCTGCCCGTGCAACCCGGCGGTCAGCGTCCGCGCTCCGGACTCATCCACGCCCTGGATATTCTCACCCAGGTGCCCGGCCTGGCCGTGCACCGCTTCACCAAGGCCGACGTGGTGCGTCATCCTCTGGTGGGAGCCATTGTAACCGCCTATGATCACGCCGAAAAAGTCGACACGCCCCGCTAG
- a CDS encoding HD family phosphohydrolase: MITPKKSTRPASILALFRLLRARHRCGWGLAALWGTLLLLSLLAGANFEVVPRVYVAGQVADSDVIADRDLLVEDAQATKARRKQVLLLQPPVYDLSLEPYTAFQNRIVEILRTLNAGSDFKAAHSGPLPRLVEDLTPAVADEILPELAQPEVQTYLLKVLLPSIRDHMAEGLVSDIRQARVGRSGVIVRNLDANTELLRPDVTNLPDVQSFLAEISSHIRREPSLNPQSRRAINILLSATMPASLTLNREATQKRGSAVISTVEPVLYQIQKGELLLRRGERVSREQQIKLQTLYKSAADPMHWNITAGAFAFSLLLSIGFFVAPSGKPGTPLRCKDMLLISLILLLCCGGAKFVYVLGSRLDSVTVLNALNLGYPVAGAVGLVAMVFAARRYCTMGLLLSFFTMLMFQEDFSYFLYQFLGGMLATWLVTSAQSRQDVVWSLVPLTIGQICIWLGAAFLSQTTLPEVPMQLLAVCLNSLISLILLFAVSPVLELSFGYSTRFRLMELMSLEQPLMQELMVTVPGTYHHSLVVANMVEAGAKAIGANSLLCKVAALYHDVGKLSYPEYFIENQFGGPNKHDKLAPSMSALILLSHVKKGIELAERYKLGQEITDIIGQHHGTRLIRYFYQKAVNLGEKPRESDYNYPGPRPQTKEAAILMLADSVEASSRTLTDPTPARIKSHIDTIIKGIFSEGQLDESELTFKDLHYLSENFQRILTGLFHQRIAYPEARIGGASKTDGKAAEGKGSEARAADGRPAENRAQPRPAPARPTPKAEGRPTASPTAAAAASPATTAAPAATLSAGLSAASAAPAAQTAAQTSAQTSNAGLSKP, encoded by the coding sequence ATGATCACGCCGAAAAAGTCGACACGCCCCGCTAGCATTCTGGCGCTTTTTCGCCTGTTGCGCGCCCGGCACCGTTGCGGCTGGGGGCTGGCCGCTCTGTGGGGCACGCTTTTGCTGCTTTCACTGCTGGCCGGGGCTAATTTTGAAGTGGTGCCCAGGGTTTATGTGGCCGGGCAGGTGGCGGACTCAGACGTCATTGCCGATCGCGACCTGCTGGTGGAGGACGCCCAGGCTACCAAGGCCCGGCGCAAGCAGGTGCTGTTGCTGCAGCCACCGGTCTATGACCTGAGCCTGGAGCCCTATACCGCCTTTCAGAACCGCATTGTGGAGATTTTGCGCACGCTCAACGCGGGCAGCGACTTCAAGGCGGCCCACAGCGGCCCCCTACCGCGTCTGGTGGAAGACCTGACCCCGGCCGTGGCCGATGAAATCCTGCCGGAACTGGCCCAGCCGGAAGTACAGACCTATCTGCTCAAAGTGCTTTTGCCCAGCATCCGTGATCATATGGCCGAAGGTCTGGTGAGCGATATACGGCAGGCCAGGGTGGGGCGCTCCGGGGTCATTGTGCGTAACCTGGACGCCAATACGGAACTGCTGCGTCCGGACGTGACCAATCTGCCGGACGTGCAGTCCTTTCTGGCCGAGATTTCCTCCCACATCCGGCGGGAGCCCAGTCTGAATCCGCAGTCGCGTCGGGCTATCAACATTCTGCTTTCGGCCACCATGCCCGCTTCTTTGACCCTCAACCGCGAGGCCACGCAAAAGCGCGGCAGCGCCGTGATTTCCACAGTGGAGCCCGTCCTTTATCAGATTCAAAAGGGCGAGCTGCTTCTGCGGCGGGGCGAACGGGTCAGCCGAGAACAGCAGATCAAACTGCAGACGCTGTACAAATCCGCCGCAGACCCCATGCACTGGAACATTACCGCCGGGGCTTTCGCCTTTTCTCTGCTGCTTTCCATAGGGTTTTTCGTGGCCCCCAGCGGCAAGCCGGGCACGCCGCTGCGCTGCAAGGACATGCTGCTCATTTCACTCATTTTGCTGCTGTGCTGCGGCGGGGCCAAGTTTGTGTATGTGCTGGGCTCACGCCTGGACAGCGTGACTGTGCTCAATGCCCTGAACCTGGGCTATCCCGTGGCCGGGGCCGTGGGTCTGGTGGCCATGGTCTTTGCGGCCCGGCGCTACTGCACCATGGGGCTGCTGCTGTCCTTTTTTACCATGCTCATGTTTCAGGAGGATTTTTCTTATTTTCTGTACCAGTTTCTGGGCGGCATGCTGGCCACCTGGCTGGTGACCTCCGCCCAGAGCCGTCAGGACGTGGTCTGGAGTCTTGTGCCCCTGACCATTGGCCAAATCTGCATCTGGCTGGGTGCAGCCTTTCTTTCTCAGACGACCCTGCCCGAAGTGCCCATGCAACTGCTGGCCGTGTGCCTGAACAGCCTTATTTCCCTCATTCTGCTCTTTGCCGTGAGCCCCGTGCTGGAGCTGAGCTTCGGCTACAGCACGCGCTTCCGCCTTATGGAGCTCATGAGCCTGGAACAGCCGCTCATGCAGGAGTTGATGGTCACCGTGCCCGGCACCTACCACCACTCTCTGGTGGTGGCCAACATGGTGGAGGCCGGGGCCAAAGCCATAGGGGCCAACAGCCTGCTGTGCAAGGTGGCGGCCCTTTACCATGACGTGGGCAAACTTTCCTATCCGGAATATTTTATTGAGAACCAGTTCGGCGGCCCCAACAAGCACGACAAACTGGCCCCTTCCATGAGCGCGCTTATTCTGCTCTCGCACGTCAAGAAGGGCATTGAGCTGGCCGAGCGCTATAAACTGGGGCAGGAGATTACGGATATTATTGGGCAGCACCACGGCACCCGCCTGATCCGTTATTTTTACCAGAAAGCCGTCAATCTGGGCGAAAAGCCGCGCGAATCGGACTACAATTATCCCGGCCCGCGTCCGCAAACCAAAGAAGCCGCCATCCTCATGCTGGCCGACTCGGTGGAAGCCAGCAGCCGCACACTCACCGACCCCACGCCCGCGCGCATCAAAAGCCATATCGATACCATTATCAAGGGCATTTTTTCTGAAGGACAGCTGGATGAATCGGAACTGACTTTCAAAGATCTGCACTACCTGAGCGAAAATTTCCAACGCATTCTCACCGGGCTGTTCCACCAGCGCATTGCTTATCCTGAAGCCCGGATAGGCGGCGCGTCTAAAACGGATGGCAAAGCGGCTGAAGGCAAAGGGTCTGAGGCCCGCGCCGCAGACGGCAGGCCTGCGGAAAATCGCGCCCAGCCCCGCCCGGCCCCTGCCCGCCCCACGCCCAAGGCGGAGGGCCGTCCGACCGCGTCGCCCACGGCAGCTGCGGCAGCTTCTCCGGCAACGACGGCAGCACCTGCGGCGACGTTGTCTGCGGGGCTTTCCGCAGCCTCTGCGGCCCCGGCGGCCCAGACCGCTGCCCAGACTTCTGCCCAGACCTCCAATGCAGGCCTTTCCAAGCCATGA
- the ybeY gene encoding rRNA maturation RNase YbeY, whose protein sequence is MNAARNAGGPAVRVVPGTPALAWLLPLDQRVLTRVLTAMLRAAQGDRRAVLPPCGVDLHILDDAGISAANRRFLGCVGPTNVLSFPGDASLPGALLLSLDTLRRECLLYGQEPAVHCLRLLAHGMGHLCGLDHGPAMDGLCAGFVAAADAALQGQTRSF, encoded by the coding sequence ATGAACGCGGCGCGCAATGCCGGGGGGCCGGCCGTGCGGGTGGTGCCGGGCACGCCCGCCCTGGCCTGGCTGCTGCCCTTGGATCAACGCGTTCTGACCCGCGTGCTGACGGCCATGCTGCGGGCTGCGCAAGGAGACCGCCGCGCAGTGCTCCCTCCGTGCGGCGTTGACCTGCACATTCTGGACGACGCGGGCATCAGCGCGGCCAACCGGCGCTTTCTCGGCTGCGTGGGGCCTACCAATGTGCTGTCCTTTCCCGGCGACGCCAGCTTGCCGGGCGCGTTGCTGCTTTCTCTGGACACCTTGCGGCGAGAATGTCTGCTCTACGGCCAGGAGCCCGCAGTGCACTGCCTGCGTCTGCTGGCCCACGGCATGGGGCATTTGTGCGGTTTGGACCATGGCCCGGCCATGGACGGCCTCTGCGCCGGTTTTGTTGCGGCGGCCGACGCGGCTTTGCAGGGACAGACAAGGTCTTTTTGA
- a CDS encoding HD domain-containing protein gives MQLYLVGGAVRDMLLGRTPIELDFAFDGSAQEFLAAHPDAYMVGHSVHVCLWRGWECMPLHGGSPEADLRRRDLTINALALGSDGIIHLHPQTVQDLQDRLLRPAAATSFADDPTRVFRLARFAALWPDWRIDAAAFAQMRALAPAALAALPAERVARELRKALAAPVPGRFFRVLAQGNALTPWFAELQTARAVPAGPARWHANSVFGHSLRLADQLAGDPLAVWMAICHDLGKINTDPTLLPHHYGHEQRGVPLALQLAQRLRLPGVYAKAGALAAAEHMKAGIFHSLRTGTRRDLLWRVHRAGLEEPFWKLADADSGADIRRTAQAQLQALLPVTLPPHWRNRGADSARRLRELHCQALAALRDGEE, from the coding sequence ATGCAACTCTACCTCGTGGGCGGCGCCGTGCGTGACATGCTGCTGGGCCGCACCCCCATTGAACTGGATTTTGCCTTTGACGGCAGCGCACAGGAATTTCTGGCCGCGCATCCTGACGCCTATATGGTGGGGCACAGCGTGCACGTCTGCCTCTGGCGTGGCTGGGAATGCATGCCTCTGCACGGCGGCAGCCCGGAAGCGGATCTGCGCCGCCGCGACCTGACCATCAACGCCCTGGCCCTGGGCAGCGACGGCATAATCCACCTGCACCCCCAGACCGTGCAAGACTTGCAAGACCGACTCCTACGCCCGGCCGCGGCCACGTCCTTTGCCGACGACCCTACCCGCGTTTTCCGCCTGGCCCGTTTTGCCGCTCTCTGGCCCGACTGGCGCATCGACGCCGCAGCCTTCGCCCAGATGCGCGCTCTGGCCCCCGCTGCCCTGGCCGCCCTCCCGGCAGAGCGCGTGGCCCGCGAGCTGCGCAAGGCCCTGGCCGCTCCGGTTCCAGGGCGTTTTTTCCGCGTCCTGGCCCAGGGCAATGCCCTCACCCCCTGGTTTGCGGAGCTTCAGACCGCCCGCGCCGTCCCGGCAGGCCCTGCGCGCTGGCACGCCAACAGCGTCTTTGGCCACAGCCTGCGCCTGGCCGACCAGCTGGCCGGCGATCCTTTGGCCGTGTGGATGGCCATCTGCCACGACCTGGGCAAAATCAACACTGACCCCACCCTGCTCCCCCACCACTACGGCCACGAACAGCGCGGCGTGCCCTTGGCGCTGCAACTGGCCCAACGCCTGCGCCTGCCCGGCGTCTACGCCAAGGCCGGCGCCCTCGCCGCCGCCGAACACATGAAGGCCGGCATATTTCACTCCCTGCGCACCGGCACCCGCCGCGACCTGCTCTGGCGCGTGCACCGCGCGGGGCTCGAAGAACCCTTCTGGAAACTAGCCGACGCCGACAGCGGCGCAGACATCCGCCGCACTGCCCAGGCCCAACTCCAGGCCCTGCTGCCCGTGACCCTGCCCCCGCACTGGCGCAACCGCGGCGCGGACAGCGCCCGCCGTCTGCGCGAACTCCACTGCCAGGCCTTGGCCGCTCTGCGCGATGGAGAGGAGTAA
- a CDS encoding biotin--[acetyl-CoA-carboxylase] ligase, producing MDKAYQSSQCDGSRGAAALREGCPRVWRFGQVESCLDTARRLAERGWLSPWESVQAVVQTAGRGQLRRQWRSPAGNLYAVLRLPCASPFVGSAAGPAMGVLLVRALRGMGWPVELKWPNDLVLADAAGNPRKLAGVLLEERGGVLLAGVGLDVVWAPDAAELRAGAALEAICLAEAGVGGKGATKHIPTAEALWQQLVICLYSAYNNDHSFLERWREGLDEVLLWRGLTVELHDDGQVTRGRLEGLGASGGVLLDTGARVEEFFCGSLRRGG from the coding sequence ATGGACAAAGCGTACCAGAGTTCGCAGTGTGATGGAAGCCGCGGCGCGGCAGCGCTGCGGGAAGGCTGCCCCAGGGTCTGGCGTTTCGGGCAGGTGGAATCTTGCCTGGACACGGCGCGCAGGCTGGCGGAACGGGGGTGGCTCTCTCCGTGGGAAAGTGTGCAGGCCGTAGTGCAGACGGCAGGGCGGGGGCAGTTGCGTCGGCAGTGGCGTTCGCCGGCAGGCAATCTGTACGCGGTGCTGCGCTTGCCGTGCGCATCGCCTTTTGTCGGCAGCGCTGCAGGGCCGGCCATGGGGGTGCTGCTGGTCAGGGCGCTGCGGGGCATGGGCTGGCCCGTGGAACTCAAATGGCCCAATGATCTGGTGCTGGCCGATGCGGCGGGAAATCCGCGCAAGCTGGCGGGCGTGTTGCTGGAGGAGCGGGGCGGCGTGCTGCTGGCCGGGGTGGGGCTTGACGTGGTTTGGGCTCCGGATGCGGCCGAGCTGCGGGCAGGGGCGGCTCTGGAGGCCATTTGCCTTGCGGAGGCCGGCGTGGGGGGCAAAGGCGCAACCAAACATATTCCCACAGCAGAGGCTCTCTGGCAACAACTTGTAATATGCCTGTATTCGGCATATAACAACGACCACTCTTTTTTAGAGAGGTGGCGGGAAGGGCTGGACGAGGTGCTGCTTTGGCGGGGCCTCACGGTGGAGCTGCACGACGACGGCCAGGTGACGCGGGGACGTCTGGAGGGCTTGGGCGCCTCAGGCGGCGTGCTTCTGGATACGGGGGCGCGCGTGGAAGAGTTTTTTTGCGGCAGTCTCCGGCGCGGGGGCTGA